A genome region from Salvia splendens isolate huo1 chromosome 19, SspV2, whole genome shotgun sequence includes the following:
- the LOC121779105 gene encoding endoglucanase 12-like — MRQQNKYLCILKWAFLSILIVIGLPITEANSEPKHEPSPHPLPDNYAAALHKALLFFDAQKSGKLGKNNRIPWRGDSGLQDGSGLTDVNGGLVGGYYDAGDNAKFHFPMAYSVTMLSWSVIEYKHKYRANGEYNHVRDLIKWGADYLLLTFNSSSPKINQIYSQVGGSRPGSTTPDDHFCWQRPEDMDYPRPVQTTTFGPDLAGEMAAALAATSIVFRDNHAYSKKLIKGAKNIFAFARDPGRRARYSRGNPFIEPYYNSTGYYDEYIWGAAWLFYATGNSSYLSLATNPGMAKNSRAFNMTSDLRVFSWDNKLPGAMLLLTRVGLFLKPGYPYEAMLNMHHNITRLTMCSYLRSNKVFNWTRGGMVELNRGRPQNLQYVANAAFLASVYADYLNATGIPGWFCGSTFLPLSVLKDFATLQINYILGANPLKTSYVVGYGTKFPRHVHHRGASIPRDKTRYSCRGGWRWRDASTPNPNIVTGAMVAGPYPADEFKDVRTNQTYTEPTLAGNAGLVAALVSLTTGGGVGVDKNSIFAGVPLLYPTSPPPPP; from the exons AGgcaacaaaataaatatttatgcaTTTTGAAATGGGCATTTTTGTCCATTTTAATCGTGATTGGGCTTCCGATAACCGAAGCTAACTCCGAACCTAAGCACGAGCCGTCCCCGCATCCATTGCCGGATAACTACGCAGCCGCCCTCCACAAGGCTCTTCTCTTCTTCGATGCTCAAAAGT CCGGAAAATTGGGCAAGAATAACCGTATCCCATGGAGAGGGGATTCCGGGTTACAAGACGGGTCGGGTTTAACAGACGTTAACGGCGGGTTGGTGGGAGGATACTATGATGCCGGAGATAATGCCAAATTTCATTTTCCCATGGCATATTCCGTCACGATGTTAAGTTGGAGCGTTATTGAATATAAGCACAAATATCGTGCAAATGGAGAATATAATCACGTTAGAGACCTCATCAAATGGGGCGCTGACTATTTGCTTCTAACTTTCAACTCCTCCTCCCCTAAAATAAACCAAATTTATTCTCAG GTTGGCGGATCCCGACCCGGCTCCACCACCCCTGATGACCACTTCTGCTGGCAACGTCCTGAAGACATGGACTACCCTCGCCCGGTCCAAACCACGACCTTCGGGCCTGACCTTGCGGGCGAGATGGCGGCCGCCCTAGCCGCCACCTCCATTGTTTTCCGCGACAACCACGCCTACTCCAAGAAGCTGATCAAGGGGGCCAAGAACATCTTCGCCTTTGCCCGCGACCCGGGCCGGAGGGCCCGCTACTCGAGAGGTAACCCTTTCATCGAGCCATACTACAACTCAACGGGATACTACGATGAATACATTTGGGGCGCTGCGTGGCTTTTCTATGCCACCGGCAACTCTTCGTACTTGTCCCTGGCTACTAATCCCGGAATGGCGAAGAATTCCCGGGCCTTTAACATGACTTCTGATTTGAGAGTTTTTAGCTGGGATAATAAGCTGCCAGGGGCAATGCTACTCCTGACAAGAGTCGGGCTTTTCTTGAAACCGGGATATCCGTACGAGGCTATGTTGAATATGCATCATAATATTACCAGGCTTACTATGTGCTCTTACCTTCGTAGCAACAAAGTTTTCAATTGGACTCGAG GAGGAATGGTTGAATTGAACCGTGGGAGGCCACAAAATTTGCAATATGTAGCAAATGCAGCATTTTTGGCATCTGTTTATGCTGATTACCTCAACGCTACTGGAATTCCTGGCTGGTTTTGTGGCTCAACCTTTTTGCCACTAAGTGTTCTCAAAGATTTCGCAACTTTACAA ATAAATTATATACTAGGCGCCAACCCTTTAAAAACGAGCTACGTTGTGGGATATGGCACCAAATTTCCGAGGCACGTCCACCACCGTGGCGCCTCCATCCCTAGAGACAAAACCCGCTACTCTTGCCGCGGCGGATGGCGTTGGAGAGACGCCAGCACACCCAATCCCAACATCGTCACCGGTGCCATGGTTGCTGGCCCTTATCCGGCAGACGAATTCAAAGACGTCCGCACTAACCAGACCTACACCGAGCCCACACTTGCCGGAAATGCTGGGCTTGTGGCCGCGCTTGTCTCCCTCACCACCGGTGGCGGCGTTGGAGTCGACAAAAACTCTATTTTCGCAGGTGTGCCGCTGCTCTACCCTACTAGCCCCCCTCCGCCGCCGTAG
- the LOC121778707 gene encoding L-ascorbate oxidase homolog, which produces MAPSSSLFSLLLFALLLGTARAEDPYHFHTWDVKYATLSPLGTPQKIITINDQFPGPRLNGTSNNNIVVNVFNHLDEPLLFTWNGIQQRKNSWQEGLPGTNCPIPPGTNVTYKFQVKDQIGSYYYYPSTSLHRAAGGYGPITVHSRELIPVPYDFPEAEHTVLVGDWYTKPLPDLTKLLDSGRSLGRPEGVLINGKGGKIESNPNPKEEPMFTMLPGKTYRYRFCNVGMKNSINVRFQKHSMKLVEVEGSHTVQNIYDSLDVHLGQCYAVLVTADQEPGDYYLIASTRFTKEAVASRALVRYDGGKAPAPAEIPEAPVGWAWSLNQFRSQRWNLTASAARPNPQGSYHYGKINITRTIKIVNSAGAVDGKLRYAINGVSHVNPETPLKLAEYFRVADKVFKYNLIKDDPGEVGETMTMAPDVVNATFRDFIEIIFENREKSVQTWHLSGYSFFSVAIEPGKWTPAKRSNYNLLDAVSRNTIQVYPGCWAAVMLTMDNAGMWNLRAGSTERAYLGQQLYFSVLSPELSLRDEYNLPDDQLLCGIVKDMPRTKLYTI; this is translated from the exons ATGGCACCCTCCTCCTCCCTCTTTTCTCTCCTCCTCTTCGCCCTCCTCCTCGGCACGGCCCGGGCCGAGGACCCCTACCACTTCCACACATGGGACGTGAAATACGCCACCCTCTCCCCCTTAGGCACCCCTCAAAAGATCATCACCATCAACGACCAGTTCCCCGGGCCCCGCCTCAACGGCACCTCCAACAACAACATCGTCGTCAACGTCTTCAACCACCTCGACGAGCCCCTCCTCTTCACCTGGAACGGCATCCAGCAGCGTAAAAACTCGTGGCAGGAGGGCTTACCCGGCACCAACTGCCCCATCCCTCCCGGCACCAATGTCACCTACAAATTCCAAGTCAAGGACCAGATCGGCAGCTACTACTACTACCCTTCCACCTCCCTCCACCGCGCCGCGGGCGGATACGGCCCCATCACCGTCCACAGCCGCGAGCTCATCCCCGTCCCCTACGACTTCCCCGAGGCCGAGCACACCGTCCTCGTGGGCGACTGGTACACCAAGCCCCTCCCCGACCTCACCAAGCTCCTTGACTCCGGCCGCAGCCTCGGCCGCCCCGAGGGCGTCCTCATCAACGGGAAAGGCGGGAAAATTGAatcaaaccctaaccctaaggAGGAGCCGATGTTCACAATGCTCCCTGGCAAAACCTATAGATACAGATTCTGTAACGTCGGAATGAAGAATTCAATCAATGTTCGATTCCAGAAGCATTCGATGAAATTGGTGGAGGTTGAAGGGTCTCACACGGTGCAGAACATTTACGATTCCCTCGATGTTCATCTCGGCCAATGCTACGCCGTTTTGGTGACCGCCGATCAAGAGCCGGGGGACTACTACCTGATCGCGTCGACGCGGTTCACGAAGGAGGCGGTGGCGTCGAGGGCGCTGGTGCGGTACGACGGCGGGAAAGCTCCGGCGCCGGCGGAGATTCCAGAGGCGCCGGTGGGGTGGGCGTGGTCGCTGAACCAGTTCCGGTCGCAGCGGTGGAATCTGACAGCGAGCGCGGCGCGGCCGAATCCGCAGGGCTCGTACCACTACGGGAAGATCAACATCACGAGGACGATTAAGATCGTGAACAGCGCGGGGGCTGTGGACGGGAAGCTGAGGTACGCGATCAACGGCGTGTCGCATGTGAATCCCGAGACGCCGctgaagctggcggagtatttCAGAGTCGCGGATAAGGTTTTTAAGTACAATCTGATCAAGGACGATCCCGGCGAGGTCGGCGAGACGATGACCATGGCGCCGGACGTTGTGAATGCGACGTTTCGCgattttattgagattatttTTGAGAATCGGGAGAAGAGCGTGCAGACGTGGCATTTATCCGGCTATTCGTTCTTCTCCGTCGC GATAGAGCCGGGGAAATGGACACCGGCGAAAAGGAGCAACTACAATCTTTTGGACGCGGTGAGCAGGAACACGATCCAAGTGTACCCGGGATGCTGGGCGGCGGTCATGTTGACCATGGACAACGCAGGGATGTGGAATTTGAGGGCAGGCTCTACGGAGAGGGCTTATTTAGGGCAGCAGCTCTACTTCAGCGTGCTCTCGCCGGAGCTCTCGCTCCGCGACGAGTACAATCTCCCGGACGATCAGCTTCTCTGTGGAATCGTTAAGGACATGCCAAGGACTAAATTGTATaccatttga